A region of Candidatus Methylomirabilota bacterium DNA encodes the following proteins:
- a CDS encoding HNH endonuclease, whose amino-acid sequence MVLRLGQGTFRVAVTEAYRRACAITGEHSLPALEAAHIRSYMADGPHRVANGILLRADFHRLFDQGYVTITTDHQLLVGKRLRRDFANGRSYYPYQGKLIDLPRRETDQPAREYLEWHRETVFLG is encoded by the coding sequence GTGGTGCTGCGGCTCGGCCAAGGAACCTTCCGGGTTGCTGTGACAGAGGCATACCGTCGGGCCTGCGCGATTACAGGCGAGCATTCTCTGCCCGCGCTCGAAGCTGCGCACATCCGATCGTACATGGCCGACGGTCCTCATCGAGTGGCCAACGGGATCCTTCTGCGGGCCGATTTTCACCGGCTCTTCGACCAGGGCTACGTCACCATTACGACCGATCATCAGTTACTTGTAGGCAAGCGGCTTCGTCGGGACTTCGCGAACGGGAGGAGTTACTACCCGTATCAAGGCAAGCTAATCGATCTCCCCAGACGCGAGACGGATCAACCCGCTCGCGAATATCTCGAGTGGCACCGCGAAACCGTGTTTCTGGGCTGA
- a CDS encoding ABC transporter substrate-binding protein translates to METRARIATGFRATIQSLGWIGMEAGIFERLELDVSFPAVETGGPEAAAGLARGDWEFAEMGTASLVESVLAGDEAVILLAPTVPSWTGVPILARRSISRPAQLAGARIGVLSEIGQTGVTLHVALRAWGVTAALVSLETNAKIYGALAAGQIDAGVLPFDYRFRGPREFGLNVLDPPSTGFHTAVVGCTRRLIAADRSLVGRLVQGYVETIHFFKTKRAAVLPLLQKFLEFPDRRTVEEAYDFHVSRFQALPRPSPQAMQRLLDEVALERPAAEGLSPADIVDTSFLDDLERTGFVKKLYGD, encoded by the coding sequence ATGGAGACACGCGCCCGCATCGCGACCGGATTTCGCGCCACGATCCAGAGTCTCGGCTGGATCGGGATGGAAGCAGGCATCTTCGAGCGTCTCGAGCTCGACGTCTCCTTCCCGGCGGTCGAGACCGGCGGCCCGGAAGCGGCGGCCGGTCTCGCGCGGGGCGACTGGGAGTTCGCCGAGATGGGCACCGCGTCGCTCGTCGAGAGCGTCCTCGCGGGCGACGAGGCGGTCATCCTCCTCGCGCCGACCGTGCCGTCGTGGACGGGCGTGCCCATCCTGGCCCGCCGGAGCATCTCGCGGCCGGCGCAGCTCGCCGGCGCGCGCATCGGCGTGCTCAGCGAGATCGGGCAGACGGGCGTCACGCTTCACGTGGCGCTCCGGGCGTGGGGCGTGACCGCGGCGCTCGTGTCACTCGAGACGAACGCCAAGATCTACGGGGCCCTCGCCGCGGGCCAGATCGACGCCGGCGTGCTCCCCTTCGACTACCGCTTCCGCGGGCCGCGAGAGTTCGGCCTGAACGTGCTCGATCCGCCGAGCACCGGCTTCCACACGGCCGTGGTGGGCTGCACGCGCCGGCTGATCGCCGCCGACCGCTCACTCGTCGGGCGGCTCGTCCAGGGGTACGTCGAGACGATCCACTTCTTCAAGACGAAGCGCGCGGCGGTGCTCCCGCTGCTCCAGAAGTTCCTCGAGTTCCCGGACCGGCGCACGGTCGAGGAGGCGTACGACTTTCACGTCTCACGGTTCCAGGCGCTGCCCCGTCCGAGCCCGCAGGCGATGCAGCGGCTCCTGGACGAGGTGGCGCTCGAGCGGCCCGCCGCAGAGGGCCTCTCGCCCGCGGACATCGTGGACACCTCGTTCCTCGACGACCTCGAGCGGACCGGCTTCGTGAAGAAGCTCTACGGTGACTGA
- a CDS encoding AAA family ATPase yields the protein MQCLQCHREVPADAQFCPECGARLAVACPECGTDNSRAHKFCKQCGRSLVAAAATDRDPARFASPQSYTPRHLAEKILTSKSALEGERKQVTVLFCDIASSTALAERLGAETMHEVLERFFELVLAEVHHYEGTVNQFLGDGVMALFGAPIAHEDDARRAVLAALGIQGSLRDRRALSADVTVDVTVRMGINTGYVVVGTIGDNLRMDYTAVGDTTNLAARLQQAAEPGTVLISAATYRLVHGGVRVEPIAPLHVKGKSEPVAAYRLVGLAARRSALDERPTRSLGRFVGREREAGVLQDLFAQVADGHGQVVGVVGEPGMGKSRLLHEFRRGLGSRPATVLEGRCVSYGGSIPYLPIVEILRNNCGIVDGDGPDIVAERLAAGLREVGMAPEEWTMYLLHLLGVKDDSGAIEALSPEAIKARTFETLRQLSLKGSRRRPLIFIVEDVHWIDKTSEEYLASLVENLTAAPILLITTYRPGYRPPWMDRSYATQITLRPLARQDGLVVVQSALQGERLSTSLSETILSRAEGNPFFLEELALAIGDERESAHAIPHTVQGVIMARIDRLSEDTKRLVRTASVLGREFPQKLLDRIWDGAGALHPHLLELKRLEFVYERAGAEEPVYVFKHALTQDVAYDGLLTHRRQTLHGAAGRALE from the coding sequence ATGCAATGTCTCCAGTGTCACCGAGAGGTTCCCGCCGACGCCCAGTTCTGTCCGGAGTGCGGGGCCCGCTTGGCCGTCGCGTGCCCGGAGTGTGGCACCGACAATAGCCGCGCCCACAAATTCTGCAAGCAATGCGGCCGTTCGCTCGTCGCCGCCGCCGCGACGGACAGGGACCCGGCGCGGTTCGCCTCGCCCCAGAGCTACACGCCGCGGCACCTCGCCGAAAAGATCCTGACATCCAAGAGCGCGCTGGAGGGCGAGCGCAAGCAGGTCACCGTGCTGTTCTGCGACATCGCCAGCTCGACGGCGCTGGCGGAACGCCTGGGCGCCGAGACGATGCACGAGGTGCTCGAGCGATTCTTCGAGCTGGTGCTGGCCGAGGTCCACCACTACGAGGGCACGGTCAATCAGTTCCTGGGCGACGGCGTCATGGCGCTGTTCGGCGCGCCCATCGCGCACGAGGACGACGCACGGCGCGCCGTGCTGGCGGCCCTCGGCATCCAGGGCAGCCTCCGCGACCGCCGGGCGCTGTCGGCCGACGTCACCGTCGACGTCACCGTCCGGATGGGGATCAATACCGGCTACGTCGTGGTCGGCACGATCGGTGACAACCTGCGTATGGACTACACGGCGGTCGGGGACACGACCAACCTCGCCGCACGGCTGCAGCAGGCGGCCGAGCCGGGCACGGTGCTGATCAGCGCAGCGACGTACCGCCTGGTCCACGGGGGCGTCCGCGTCGAGCCCATCGCGCCTCTCCACGTCAAAGGCAAGAGCGAGCCGGTCGCCGCGTACCGGCTCGTCGGGCTGGCCGCGCGCCGCTCGGCGCTCGACGAGCGCCCGACGCGCTCGCTCGGCCGGTTCGTGGGGCGCGAGCGCGAAGCGGGCGTGCTCCAGGATCTCTTCGCTCAGGTCGCGGACGGACACGGCCAGGTCGTCGGCGTGGTGGGCGAGCCCGGCATGGGGAAGTCGCGGCTCCTCCACGAGTTCCGACGCGGGCTCGGGAGCCGCCCCGCGACGGTCCTCGAGGGCCGCTGCGTGTCCTACGGTGGCTCGATTCCGTACCTGCCCATCGTCGAGATCCTCCGCAACAACTGCGGGATCGTCGACGGCGACGGCCCCGACATCGTCGCCGAGCGCCTGGCCGCCGGCCTGCGCGAAGTCGGGATGGCGCCCGAGGAGTGGACGATGTACCTGCTCCATTTACTCGGCGTCAAAGACGACAGTGGGGCGATCGAGGCCCTGAGCCCCGAGGCGATCAAGGCGCGGACCTTCGAGACCCTGCGACAGCTGAGCCTCAAGGGGAGCCGCCGCCGGCCGCTGATCTTCATCGTCGAGGACGTGCACTGGATCGACAAGACGTCCGAGGAGTACCTCGCCTCGCTGGTGGAGAACCTGACCGCGGCGCCCATCCTCCTCATCACGACCTACCGACCCGGCTACCGGCCGCCGTGGATGGATCGCTCCTACGCCACGCAGATCACCCTCCGGCCCCTGGCGCGCCAGGACGGGCTGGTCGTGGTCCAGTCCGCGCTGCAGGGCGAGCGGCTGTCCACCTCGCTGTCCGAGACGATCCTGAGCCGGGCGGAGGGCAATCCGTTCTTCCTCGAAGAGCTGGCGCTGGCGATCGGCGACGAGCGAGAGTCCGCTCACGCGATCCCCCACACCGTGCAGGGCGTCATCATGGCGCGCATCGACCGGCTCTCCGAGGACACCAAGCGCCTGGTGCGGACGGCGTCCGTCCTCGGGCGTGAGTTCCCGCAGAAGCTCCTCGACCGCATCTGGGACGGCGCGGGCGCGCTCCACCCCCACCTCCTCGAGCTCAAGCGCCTGGAGTTCGTCTATGAGCGCGCCGGGGCCGAGGAGCCCGTGTACGTCTTCAAGCACGCGCTCACCCAGGATGTCGCGTACGACGGCCTGCTGACGCATCGGCGACAGACCCTGCACGGAGCGGCGGGCCGGGCGCTCGAGG
- a CDS encoding TIGR03617 family F420-dependent LLM class oxidoreductase: protein MKLDVGMLTHDLKSIPGYARKVEAMGYDCLWSSETQHDPFLPLAVAATVTSTIKLGTAIAVTFPRSPMVLAHIAWDLQKASDGRFILGLGTQVKGHNERRFSVKFESPGPKMREVVLALRTIWDAWQNGTKLNFKGRFYRFDLMTPFFNPGPIAHPKVPVYIAGVNQYMCRIAGEVCNGLHVHPFNSPTYLREYVQPAVNEGLAVSGRKREDFTYVTSTFVVVGDTEQELAESRRSVKQQIAFYASTRTYEPVLAAHGWQDLTPALHRKSVEGDWKGMADLVTDEMVDAFAVTGTYETIGRKIRERYATLLDRTSLYQPYQPGLDDPRLPRLVKEFNG from the coding sequence GTGAAGCTCGACGTCGGCATGCTGACCCACGATCTCAAGTCGATCCCGGGCTACGCCCGCAAGGTCGAGGCGATGGGGTACGACTGCCTCTGGTCCTCGGAGACCCAGCACGATCCCTTCCTCCCGCTGGCGGTCGCGGCCACCGTCACCTCGACGATCAAGCTCGGCACCGCGATCGCGGTGACGTTCCCGCGGAGCCCGATGGTCCTCGCCCACATCGCGTGGGACCTCCAGAAGGCCTCGGACGGGCGCTTCATCCTCGGGCTCGGCACCCAGGTGAAGGGCCACAACGAGCGCCGCTTCTCGGTGAAGTTCGAGTCGCCCGGGCCGAAGATGCGCGAGGTCGTCCTCGCCCTGCGGACCATCTGGGACGCCTGGCAGAACGGGACCAAGCTCAACTTCAAGGGTCGCTTCTACCGCTTCGACCTGATGACGCCCTTCTTCAACCCCGGCCCGATCGCGCACCCGAAGGTGCCCGTCTACATCGCGGGCGTGAACCAGTACATGTGCCGGATCGCGGGCGAGGTGTGCAACGGCCTCCACGTCCACCCGTTCAACAGCCCGACGTACCTGCGCGAGTACGTGCAGCCCGCGGTGAACGAGGGCCTCGCGGTCTCGGGCAGGAAGCGCGAGGACTTCACCTACGTCACGTCCACGTTCGTCGTCGTCGGCGACACGGAGCAGGAGCTCGCCGAGAGCCGCCGGTCGGTGAAGCAGCAGATCGCCTTCTACGCCTCGACGCGCACGTACGAGCCGGTGCTCGCGGCCCACGGCTGGCAGGACCTGACGCCCGCGCTCCATCGCAAGTCCGTCGAGGGCGACTGGAAGGGCATGGCCGACCTCGTCACCGACGAGATGGTGGACGCGTTCGCCGTCACGGGAACGTACGAGACGATCGGGCGGAAGATCCGCGAGCGCTACGCGACGCTGCTCGACCGCACCTCGCTCTACCAGCCCTACCAGCCGGGGCTCGACGACCCGCGCCTGCCGCGCCTGGTCAAGGAGTTCAACGGGTAG
- a CDS encoding RidA family protein encodes MGAEARLKELSITLPPPATPVANYVGAVRVGNLLFVSGHGPIRSDGKPMARGKVGRELSVEQGYQVAREVGLSLLATTRAQLGSLDKVKRVVKVLGMVNSAEDFGDQPKVINGFSDLMVQVFGEATGKHARSAVGMAGLPMGIPVEIEMVLEVE; translated from the coding sequence ATGGGCGCAGAAGCGCGCTTGAAGGAGCTCAGCATCACGCTGCCGCCGCCCGCGACCCCGGTCGCGAACTACGTCGGCGCGGTCCGGGTCGGCAACCTCCTGTTCGTCTCCGGCCACGGTCCGATCCGGAGCGACGGCAAGCCCATGGCGCGCGGCAAGGTCGGCCGCGAGCTCAGCGTCGAGCAGGGCTACCAGGTGGCGCGCGAGGTCGGGCTCTCGCTGCTCGCGACGACGCGCGCGCAGCTCGGGAGCCTCGACAAGGTGAAGCGCGTCGTCAAGGTCCTCGGCATGGTGAACTCCGCCGAGGACTTCGGCGACCAGCCCAAGGTGATCAACGGCTTCTCCGACCTCATGGTCCAGGTCTTCGGCGAGGCGACCGGCAAGCACGCGCGCTCCGCGGTGGGCATGGCCGGGCTGCCGATGGGCATTCCCGTCGAGATCGAAATGGTCCTCGAGGTAGAATAA
- a CDS encoding NUDIX domain-containing protein, protein MVAHYTVPVKPTPATPAAAATLVLLRDRPSGGFDVLLMQRHRASTFAAGDFVFPGGKIEPDDAPANAAAWCAGPDPGEAGRVLGLEHAPPAALAYWIGVIRETFEEVGILLARGSGGDSLGLDPARLEAYRRACHADKRAFRAMLTSERLTLATDRLVYFAHWITPEESPLRFDTRFFAAQAPAGQEATVDGKEVIAVRWLSPREAIEAATRGEISLRNPTVKNLMLFESAGSAAEALRRLAGRPVPTIRPRVLDEGGKRRVLLPGDPGYDEA, encoded by the coding sequence ATGGTGGCACACTACACCGTGCCCGTCAAACCGACGCCGGCCACGCCGGCCGCCGCCGCCACGCTGGTCTTGCTCCGCGATCGCCCTTCCGGCGGGTTCGACGTCCTCCTGATGCAGCGCCATCGCGCCAGCACGTTCGCCGCCGGCGACTTCGTCTTCCCGGGGGGCAAGATCGAACCCGACGACGCCCCCGCCAACGCCGCGGCGTGGTGCGCCGGGCCCGATCCGGGCGAGGCGGGCCGCGTGCTCGGCCTCGAGCATGCGCCGCCCGCAGCACTCGCGTACTGGATCGGCGTGATCCGCGAGACGTTCGAGGAGGTGGGGATCCTGCTCGCGCGCGGCTCCGGCGGCGACTCGCTCGGGCTGGATCCGGCGCGGCTCGAAGCGTATCGCCGCGCCTGTCACGCGGACAAGCGCGCGTTCCGGGCGATGCTCACGAGCGAGCGGCTCACCCTGGCGACCGACCGGCTCGTCTACTTCGCCCACTGGATCACGCCGGAGGAATCGCCGCTCCGCTTCGACACGCGCTTCTTCGCGGCCCAGGCGCCGGCGGGGCAGGAGGCGACCGTGGACGGCAAGGAGGTCATCGCGGTCCGCTGGCTCTCGCCACGCGAGGCGATCGAGGCAGCCACGCGCGGCGAGATCTCGCTCCGCAACCCGACCGTGAAGAACCTCATGCTCTTCGAGAGCGCCGGGTCGGCGGCCGAGGCGCTGCGCCGGCTCGCCGGGCGCCCGGTCCCGACGATCCGCCCGCGCGTGCTCGACGAGGGCGGCAAGCGCCGGGTGCTCCTGCCGGGCGACCCCGGCTACGACGAGGCATGA
- the ccrA gene encoding crotonyl-CoA carboxylase/reductase, with product MADLYALGERPPLGEVPKRMHAYVVRQSRFGPPREAWKREVIPTPAIGADEVLVYVMASGINYNNVWAALGTPLDVIAERQKAGEPEDFHAGGSDCSGVVWAVGKDVTSVKVGDEVVVHSGWWRPDDPWVRSGKDPMLAESTRIWGYQTNYGSFCQFARCQAHQCVPKPRRLTWEEAGCYLLCASTAYRMLMGWPPHVVEPGDVVLVWGAAGGLGSMGLEITRALGGRAVAVVSDDAKQKFCLDHGAAGVVNRSRFSHWGPMPDTDDAKAYGEWAKGARAFGKAIWDALGERVSPRIVFEHPGEATLPTSVFVCATGGMVVICAGTTGYNATMDLRYQWMRQKRFQGSHLSNDAQAAAVTKLVAEGKVDPCLSKTYAFDDIPECHQLMLENKHPYGNMAVLVNAPKPGQGAQR from the coding sequence ATGGCAGACCTGTACGCGCTCGGGGAGCGACCGCCGCTCGGCGAAGTGCCGAAGCGGATGCACGCCTACGTCGTCCGGCAGAGCCGCTTCGGCCCGCCGCGCGAGGCCTGGAAGCGGGAGGTCATCCCGACGCCCGCGATCGGCGCCGACGAGGTGCTGGTCTACGTCATGGCCTCGGGGATCAACTACAACAACGTGTGGGCCGCCCTCGGGACTCCGCTCGACGTGATCGCCGAGCGGCAGAAGGCCGGCGAGCCCGAGGACTTCCACGCGGGCGGCAGCGACTGCTCGGGCGTCGTCTGGGCCGTCGGCAAGGACGTCACGAGTGTCAAGGTCGGCGACGAGGTCGTCGTGCACAGCGGCTGGTGGCGGCCCGATGACCCGTGGGTGCGCTCGGGCAAGGATCCGATGCTCGCGGAGTCGACGCGCATCTGGGGCTACCAGACTAACTACGGGAGCTTCTGCCAGTTCGCGCGCTGCCAGGCCCATCAGTGCGTGCCCAAGCCCCGCCGGCTCACATGGGAGGAGGCGGGCTGCTATCTCCTCTGCGCCTCCACCGCGTACCGCATGCTCATGGGCTGGCCGCCGCACGTCGTCGAGCCGGGCGACGTCGTCCTCGTGTGGGGGGCGGCGGGAGGCCTCGGGAGCATGGGGCTCGAGATCACGCGCGCCCTCGGCGGGCGGGCGGTCGCCGTCGTCTCCGACGACGCGAAGCAGAAGTTCTGCCTCGACCACGGCGCCGCCGGCGTCGTGAACCGCAGCCGGTTCTCCCACTGGGGGCCGATGCCCGACACGGACGACGCGAAGGCCTACGGCGAGTGGGCCAAGGGCGCGCGCGCCTTCGGCAAGGCGATCTGGGACGCCCTCGGCGAGCGCGTGAGCCCGAGGATCGTCTTCGAGCACCCGGGCGAGGCGACGCTGCCGACTTCGGTCTTCGTATGCGCGACGGGCGGGATGGTCGTCATCTGCGCCGGCACGACGGGCTACAACGCCACGATGGACCTCCGCTACCAGTGGATGCGCCAGAAGCGCTTCCAGGGAAGCCACCTCTCGAACGACGCGCAGGCGGCGGCGGTCACGAAGCTCGTGGCCGAGGGCAAGGTGGACCCGTGCCTGTCGAAGACCTACGCCTTCGACGACATCCCGGAGTGCCACCAGCTCATGCTCGAGAACAAGCACCCGTACGGCAACATGGCCGTCCTCGTGAACGCGCCGAAGCCCGGGCAAGGCGCGCAGCGGTGA